The following are encoded together in the Tepidiforma bonchosmolovskayae genome:
- a CDS encoding MnhB domain-containing protein: protein MNSSILRTMARLLASLLLMASLYLLWRGHNAPGGGFAGGIMAAAAFVLVAVAFEPMAGWRATRVSPLVLIPLGLAIALASAFAGAAAGDGFMAGQWISVDVGGEEVKLGTPLLFDVGVYLVVIGVALAVIIPLMGEEE, encoded by the coding sequence GTGAACTCGAGCATCCTGCGGACGATGGCGCGGCTGCTTGCCTCGCTGCTGCTGATGGCGAGCCTCTACCTGCTCTGGCGCGGGCACAATGCGCCGGGCGGGGGGTTCGCCGGGGGCATTATGGCGGCGGCGGCGTTCGTCCTCGTTGCTGTGGCATTCGAGCCGATGGCCGGCTGGCGGGCGACCCGGGTGTCGCCGCTGGTGCTCATCCCGCTGGGGCTGGCGATTGCGCTGGCAAGCGCGTTTGCGGGGGCGGCCGCCGGGGACGGGTTCATGGCGGGGCAGTGGATCAGCGTGGACGTGGGCGGCGAGGAGGTGAAGCTGGGGACGCCGCTGCTGTTCGATGTCGGGGTGTACCTCGTGGTGATCGGGGTAGCGCTCGCCGTGATCATCCCGCTGATGGGCGAGGAGGAGTAG
- a CDS encoding Na+/H+ antiporter subunit E has product MKGLLWVLLLGGAWAALSGVVSGTQLAVGMAIGLGVLVFLGGAGTDYLRKARQVAAFAVFFVVELVKANLRVTRDVLSPRPPIAPGVVGIPLDLEGDGPIAFFAVVMTLTPGTLALDVSEDRKTLYVHGMWVRDPEAFRREQKEGFERRVKELVE; this is encoded by the coding sequence ATGAAAGGGCTGCTCTGGGTGCTGCTGCTGGGAGGCGCGTGGGCGGCGCTGAGCGGCGTCGTTTCGGGGACGCAGCTGGCGGTCGGGATGGCGATCGGGCTCGGGGTGCTCGTCTTCCTCGGCGGCGCGGGTACGGACTACCTGCGGAAAGCGCGGCAGGTGGCCGCCTTCGCCGTGTTTTTCGTCGTGGAGCTGGTGAAGGCGAATTTGCGGGTGACCCGGGATGTGCTTTCGCCGCGGCCGCCGATTGCGCCGGGAGTCGTGGGCATTCCGCTCGACCTGGAAGGGGACGGGCCGATTGCGTTCTTCGCGGTCGTGATGACGCTGACGCCGGGGACGCTGGCGCTCGACGTTTCGGAGGACCGGAAGACGCTGTACGTGCACGGGATGTGGGTGCGCGACCCGGAGGCGTTCCGACGGGAGCAGAAGGAGGGGTTCGAGCGGCGGGTGAAGGAGCTGGTGGAATGA
- a CDS encoding class I SAM-dependent methyltransferase, whose product MQHDPYGADAAFYDAIHDGFRDDIDLWLAYAGRTDRPVLEVGCGTGRIAVELAAHGHEVTGIDPSPAMLARARRKAEERGLDVRFIEGRVLDLALDRGRYGLIVLPLDVFLYCRDGDEQRWTLSALAEALSFDGVLAIDLPGPGAWLDPSTNGQPVLAFAGETDEGIRFECWHVHEDDLAEQVRTLRVAYETVDDDGTVRRRTAVHRLRYVGRWEMEYLLEAAGLDLADLFGDYDLSPLTGGSERMLVIARRRPA is encoded by the coding sequence GTGCAGCACGACCCCTACGGCGCTGACGCGGCCTTCTACGACGCGATCCACGACGGGTTCCGCGACGACATCGACCTCTGGCTGGCGTATGCAGGGCGGACGGACCGGCCGGTGCTGGAGGTGGGTTGCGGGACGGGGCGGATCGCGGTGGAGCTGGCGGCGCACGGGCACGAGGTGACCGGCATCGACCCCTCGCCGGCGATGCTGGCGCGGGCACGGCGGAAGGCCGAGGAGCGGGGCCTGGACGTGCGGTTCATCGAGGGCCGCGTGCTGGACCTTGCACTCGACCGGGGGCGGTACGGGCTGATCGTGCTGCCGCTCGATGTGTTCCTCTACTGCAGGGACGGGGACGAGCAGCGGTGGACGCTGAGCGCGCTCGCCGAGGCGCTGAGCTTCGACGGCGTGCTGGCGATCGACCTGCCGGGGCCCGGCGCGTGGCTGGACCCTTCGACGAACGGACAGCCGGTGCTGGCGTTTGCGGGCGAGACGGACGAGGGCATCCGGTTCGAGTGCTGGCACGTGCACGAGGACGACCTCGCCGAGCAGGTGCGGACGCTGCGGGTTGCGTATGAGACGGTGGACGACGACGGGACGGTGCGGCGCCGGACGGCGGTGCACCGGCTTCGGTACGTAGGACGGTGGGAGATGGAGTACCTGCTGGAGGCGGCAGGGCTGGACCTTGCCGACCTGTTCGGCGATTACGACCTCTCGCCGCTGACGGGCGGGAGCGAACGGATGCTGGTGATTGCGCGGAGGAGGCCGGCATGA
- the plsX gene encoding phosphate acyltransferase PlsX — protein MTRPRIVLDAMGGDNAPGEPVAGALMAAGVLGVEVILVGRKDAIEPELRGTGNIRDVRLVEAPDVIEMDEHATDAVRAKPLSSINVGLQMVKRGEADAFVTAGNTGATMAAALLTLGRVKGIGRPALATIFPAADGKLTMLLDVGANADCRPIHLVQFAHMGSAYMERMFGLQRPRVALLSIGEEETKGNQLTLEVHQLLRGSRLNFIGNVEGKDLPRGLADVVVMDGFTGNVVLKTAEGIAELLFTELRKAVELTPWNKAAGLILMSELRKVKRRLDYAEYGGAQLIGVDGVVVIGHGRSNARAIYNALKAARDAVQNGVLETMRAVGKEVPARGQSAGEAAAGDNSGED, from the coding sequence ATGACGAGGCCGCGGATTGTGCTGGATGCGATGGGGGGCGACAACGCGCCGGGGGAGCCGGTCGCGGGCGCGCTGATGGCGGCGGGCGTGCTGGGGGTGGAGGTCATCCTCGTGGGGCGGAAGGACGCGATCGAGCCGGAGCTCCGGGGGACAGGGAACATCCGGGATGTGCGGCTGGTCGAGGCGCCGGACGTCATCGAGATGGACGAACACGCGACGGACGCGGTACGGGCGAAGCCGCTGAGCTCGATCAACGTCGGGCTGCAGATGGTGAAGCGGGGCGAGGCGGATGCGTTCGTGACGGCCGGGAACACGGGGGCGACGATGGCGGCGGCGCTGCTGACGCTCGGCCGGGTGAAGGGGATCGGGCGGCCGGCGCTGGCGACGATCTTCCCGGCGGCGGACGGGAAGCTGACGATGCTGCTCGACGTGGGGGCGAATGCGGACTGCCGGCCGATCCACCTGGTGCAGTTCGCGCACATGGGCTCCGCGTACATGGAGCGGATGTTCGGGCTGCAGCGGCCGCGGGTGGCGCTGCTCTCGATTGGAGAGGAGGAGACGAAGGGGAACCAGCTGACGCTGGAGGTGCATCAGCTGCTGCGCGGGAGCCGGCTGAACTTCATCGGGAATGTGGAGGGGAAGGACCTGCCGCGGGGGCTGGCTGACGTGGTGGTCATGGACGGCTTCACCGGGAACGTCGTGCTGAAGACGGCGGAAGGGATTGCGGAGCTGCTCTTTACCGAGCTGCGGAAGGCGGTAGAGCTTACGCCGTGGAATAAGGCAGCGGGGCTGATCCTGATGTCGGAGCTGCGGAAGGTGAAGCGGCGGCTGGATTATGCGGAGTACGGCGGGGCGCAGCTCATCGGAGTGGACGGGGTCGTGGTGATCGGGCACGGGCGTTCGAACGCGCGGGCGATTTACAACGCGCTGAAGGCGGCGCGGGACGCGGTGCAGAACGGGGTGCTGGAGACGATGCGGGCCGTTGGGAAGGAAGTGCCGGCGCGGGGGCAATCGGCGGGCGAGGCGGCGGCGGGGGACAACAGCGGGGAGGACTGA
- a CDS encoding ferric reductase-like transmembrane domain-containing protein translates to MQLRWIILASALAGLAAGLLLSAPFARFIPPAEGHGAWYASRAAGLVAYGFLWLSLAGGLVMSSAWFDGIVNRARLLALHQSLALAGLALGLGHALVLIPDGWTHFGLADLFVPFASYYQPADAAMGTLALYLFAIVSFSFWFRGAIGPATWRWVHRASFVAYIAALWHGVRIGTDTGTLPVTLLYILTSSLLLGALAVRLTYVRPRRQPAARPPSRAAAEPAG, encoded by the coding sequence ATGCAGCTCCGCTGGATCATCCTCGCTTCCGCCCTCGCCGGGCTCGCCGCCGGGCTGCTGCTCTCCGCGCCGTTCGCCCGCTTCATCCCGCCCGCCGAAGGCCACGGCGCCTGGTATGCCTCCCGCGCCGCCGGCCTCGTGGCCTACGGCTTCCTCTGGCTGTCCCTCGCCGGCGGCCTGGTCATGTCCTCCGCCTGGTTCGACGGCATCGTCAACCGCGCCCGCCTCCTCGCTCTCCACCAGTCGCTCGCCCTTGCCGGCCTCGCACTCGGCCTCGGGCACGCGCTCGTTCTCATCCCCGATGGCTGGACCCACTTCGGCCTGGCCGACCTCTTCGTGCCGTTCGCGTCCTACTACCAGCCCGCCGATGCCGCCATGGGCACGCTGGCGCTCTACCTCTTCGCCATCGTCAGCTTCAGTTTCTGGTTCCGCGGCGCCATCGGCCCGGCCACCTGGCGCTGGGTCCACCGCGCCTCGTTCGTTGCGTACATCGCCGCGCTCTGGCACGGCGTCCGCATCGGCACCGATACCGGCACCCTCCCGGTCACCCTGCTGTACATCCTCACCTCCTCCCTGCTGCTCGGCGCCCTCGCCGTGCGGCTTACCTACGTCCGCCCGCGCCGCCAGCCGGCAGCCCGCCCTCCGTCCCGGGCTGCCGCAGAGCCGGCGGGCTGA
- the mnhG gene encoding monovalent cation/H(+) antiporter subunit G — protein MADAAVAVLLVAGSGLMFVAALGILRMPDLFTRMQATTKAATLGVGLLLAAAAVEFGELAVTTRVIAAAVFIAMTAPVAAHLLGRAAYFLGVPLWEGSVRDELRGRYNERAHALASMEELLGEERLAPGRATRRGADVRAADEEPGKGA, from the coding sequence ATGGCTGACGCAGCCGTGGCGGTGCTGCTGGTGGCCGGTTCGGGGCTGATGTTCGTGGCGGCGCTGGGGATTCTGCGGATGCCGGACCTGTTCACGCGGATGCAGGCGACGACGAAGGCGGCGACGCTGGGCGTGGGGCTGCTGCTGGCTGCGGCGGCGGTGGAGTTCGGGGAGCTGGCGGTGACGACACGGGTGATTGCGGCGGCGGTGTTCATCGCGATGACGGCGCCGGTGGCGGCGCATCTGCTGGGGCGGGCCGCGTACTTCCTGGGGGTGCCGCTGTGGGAGGGGTCGGTCCGGGATGAGCTGCGGGGGCGGTACAACGAGCGGGCGCATGCGCTGGCATCGATGGAGGAGCTGCTGGGGGAGGAGCGGCTGGCGCCGGGGCGGGCGACGCGGCGGGGGGCGGATGTCCGGGCTGCGGACGAAGAGCCCGGAAAGGGCGCCTGA
- a CDS encoding monovalent cation/H+ antiporter complex subunit F, producing the protein MTGVLDGNAAEVIAVALLCAGALLAGFRLVRGPSLPDRVVALDLLTIQGLGLLTVYAIATGRTAYLDVGIVLTLVTFLATTAFAYYIEKGSHPGERRDG; encoded by the coding sequence ATGACCGGGGTGCTGGACGGCAACGCCGCGGAGGTGATCGCGGTGGCGCTGCTCTGCGCGGGCGCGCTGCTGGCCGGATTCCGGCTGGTGCGCGGGCCGAGCCTGCCGGACCGGGTGGTGGCGCTGGACCTGCTGACCATCCAGGGGCTGGGACTGCTGACGGTGTATGCGATTGCCACGGGCAGGACCGCGTACCTCGACGTGGGGATTGTGCTGACGCTGGTGACGTTCCTGGCGACGACGGCGTTCGCGTACTACATCGAGAAGGGGAGCCACCCCGGGGAGCGGCGCGATGGCTGA
- a CDS encoding Na+/H+ antiporter subunit C, with protein sequence MELLLAVTVGWLYACGLYLLLRRTLAQVVIGLALLTNGTNLLIFTAAGLVRGEPPLIGGGETALRAGTADPLPQAMILTAIVIGFAIQAFAMVLAYRVYRSVGSDDIDALTTTEPPPPPVKVQAEEADG encoded by the coding sequence GTGGAGCTGCTGCTGGCGGTGACGGTGGGCTGGCTGTACGCGTGCGGGCTGTACCTGCTGCTGCGGCGGACGCTGGCGCAGGTCGTCATCGGGCTGGCGCTGCTGACGAACGGGACGAACCTGCTCATCTTCACGGCGGCGGGGCTGGTGCGCGGCGAGCCGCCGCTCATCGGCGGAGGAGAGACGGCGCTGCGGGCGGGGACGGCCGACCCCCTGCCGCAGGCGATGATCCTGACCGCGATCGTCATCGGGTTTGCGATCCAGGCGTTTGCGATGGTGCTGGCGTACCGGGTGTACCGCTCGGTGGGGAGCGACGACATCGACGCGCTGACGACGACGGAGCCGCCTCCCCCGCCGGTGAAGGTCCAGGCCGAGGAGGCGGACGGATGA
- a CDS encoding SDR family oxidoreductase, whose product MEIDGKVAVVTGGGSGIGRATVLELARRGAKVVVADIDEAGARETAELAAKAGGLAIARRCDVTRTEDLAGAMACAFEHWGALDIVFNNAGIGGEDLFADDPGPWQRIIEINLIAVIDGTRIAVREMRRSGRGGVIINTASMGGLLPMPDSPVYAASKAGVVNFTRSLAYLAEQDRIRVNAVCPTFTDTPLVRRAGDARVEEVAKLVGGILQPEDVAAGVIELIEDDSRAGAIMRVTVRGGRDYAREVRPY is encoded by the coding sequence ATGGAGATCGACGGGAAGGTCGCGGTCGTGACAGGCGGCGGTTCGGGGATCGGGCGGGCGACCGTGCTGGAGCTGGCGCGGAGGGGCGCGAAGGTGGTCGTGGCCGACATCGACGAAGCGGGTGCGCGGGAGACCGCGGAGCTTGCGGCGAAGGCGGGGGGCCTCGCGATTGCCCGGCGGTGCGACGTCACGCGGACCGAGGACCTCGCGGGGGCGATGGCGTGCGCGTTCGAGCACTGGGGCGCGCTGGACATCGTGTTCAACAACGCGGGCATCGGCGGCGAAGACCTGTTTGCGGACGACCCAGGGCCGTGGCAGCGGATCATCGAAATCAACCTGATTGCGGTCATCGACGGCACGCGGATCGCGGTGCGGGAGATGCGGCGAAGCGGCAGGGGCGGTGTGATCATCAACACGGCGTCGATGGGCGGGCTGCTGCCAATGCCGGATTCGCCGGTGTATGCGGCATCGAAGGCGGGCGTGGTGAACTTCACGCGGTCGCTGGCGTACCTTGCGGAGCAGGACCGGATCCGGGTGAACGCGGTCTGCCCGACATTTACGGATACGCCGCTGGTGCGGCGCGCGGGCGACGCGCGGGTGGAGGAGGTCGCGAAGCTGGTGGGGGGCATCCTCCAGCCGGAGGACGTTGCGGCCGGGGTGATCGAGCTGATCGAGGACGACTCGCGGGCGGGGGCGATCATGCGGGTGACGGTGCGCGGGGGGCGGGACTACGCGCGCGAGGTCCGGCCGTACTGA
- a CDS encoding gamma carbonic anhydrase family protein produces the protein MPIYAVGDKVPRIHPTAFIAPTATVVGDVTIHAGASIWYGAVVRGDTSCVVIERGANVQDGAVVHSRAGNPALIGEEVSIAHGCVVHGATIGARALIANGAIVLDGATVGEGALVAAGAVVAPGTVIPAGMLAVGVPAEVKRPLAGTPAEEWVRTGPERYAMLTALHRAGVRELNRADVPPPGEA, from the coding sequence GTGCCCATCTACGCTGTCGGCGACAAAGTCCCGCGCATCCACCCCACCGCCTTCATCGCCCCGACCGCCACCGTCGTCGGCGACGTCACCATCCACGCCGGCGCCTCCATCTGGTACGGCGCCGTCGTCCGCGGCGATACCTCGTGCGTCGTCATCGAGCGCGGCGCCAACGTGCAGGACGGCGCCGTCGTCCACAGCCGGGCCGGCAATCCCGCCCTCATCGGCGAGGAGGTCTCCATCGCCCACGGCTGCGTCGTCCACGGCGCCACCATCGGCGCCCGCGCCCTCATCGCCAACGGCGCCATCGTGCTCGATGGCGCGACCGTGGGCGAAGGCGCCCTCGTTGCCGCCGGCGCCGTCGTCGCCCCCGGGACCGTCATCCCCGCCGGCATGCTCGCCGTCGGCGTCCCCGCCGAGGTGAAGCGCCCGCTCGCCGGCACCCCCGCCGAGGAATGGGTCCGCACCGGCCCGGAGCGCTACGCCATGCTTACCGCGCTCCACCGTGCCGGCGTCCGCGAACTCAACCGCGCCGACGTGCCCCCGCCCGGCGAAGCCTGA
- a CDS encoding enoyl-CoA hydratase/isomerase family protein, translated as MAGGGFETIAFERDEELPGLATITLRRPEKLNAISGRMHRELQEVCRELADDAETRVVIVTGAGRAFSAGADLGGSTSDPNRPPLAALQAERSPLQERLRAMQGNRTAAALEGLPQVTIGAVNGLAIGGAVVLLACLDLRIAAASAWFSIPEVDLDIPLTWNALPRLMRELGPARTRELVMTCNRFTAEQAAAWGFVNRVVPEGEAVTAARELARQLLAKDPVALAVTKSTCAALAEAMVPTHVTHSDPDYLVLARLLAQERGGR; from the coding sequence ATGGCGGGCGGCGGATTCGAGACGATCGCGTTCGAGCGGGACGAAGAGCTGCCGGGGCTGGCGACAATCACGCTGCGCCGGCCCGAGAAGCTGAACGCGATCAGCGGGCGGATGCACCGGGAGCTGCAGGAGGTCTGCCGGGAGCTGGCCGACGACGCGGAGACGCGGGTAGTGATTGTCACCGGCGCGGGACGGGCGTTTTCAGCGGGGGCAGACCTCGGCGGGAGCACGTCGGACCCGAACCGGCCGCCGCTGGCAGCGCTGCAGGCGGAGCGGTCGCCGCTGCAGGAGCGGCTGCGGGCGATGCAGGGAAACCGGACGGCAGCAGCGCTGGAGGGGCTTCCGCAGGTGACGATCGGTGCGGTGAACGGGCTGGCGATCGGCGGGGCCGTGGTGCTCCTGGCGTGCCTCGACCTGCGGATTGCGGCGGCTTCGGCGTGGTTTTCGATCCCGGAGGTGGACCTCGACATCCCGCTGACGTGGAACGCGCTGCCGCGGCTGATGCGGGAGCTGGGGCCGGCGCGGACGCGGGAACTGGTGATGACATGCAACCGCTTCACGGCGGAGCAGGCGGCGGCGTGGGGGTTCGTGAACCGGGTGGTGCCGGAGGGTGAGGCAGTCACGGCGGCGCGGGAGCTGGCGCGGCAGCTGCTGGCGAAGGACCCGGTCGCGCTGGCGGTGACGAAGAGCACCTGTGCGGCGCTGGCGGAGGCGATGGTGCCGACGCACGTGACGCACAGCGACCCGGACTACCTGGTGCTTGCGCGGCTGCTCGCGCAGGAACGAGGCGGGCGGTAG
- a CDS encoding proton-conducting transporter transmembrane domain-containing protein encodes MSLLLALPVVLPLAAAVAGMLTLGRPRWQAPIGLAGSGALLAAAAALLAWTWREGIHVLEVGGWPAPFGIVLVADMLSAVMVTVTGAVGLAATVYSFRVVDDGRLRAGYYAFIQVLLMGVSGAFLAGDIFNLYVWFEVMLMASFVLLVIGGERPQFEAGMKYVALNLVGSVMFLSGIGLLYGATGTLNMADLAVRVAADSAEARYATVVAMLFLVAFGLKAAVFPLYSWLPASYHVAPAPVAALFAGLLTKVGVYALLRVFTLIFTQDAGYTRELLFWISAATMVSGVLGAAAQQDMKRILSFHIISQIGYMTMGLALATPLALGGALFYMVHNIIAKTNLFFIAGVVRRLRGSYELRELGGLARAHPWLAATFFVSAMSLAGVPPLSGFFAKFIMVRAAIETREYAAAGVMLGVGLLTLFSMVKIWTEAFLKPAPAGAVSEGVVGAPSWVPVLAFAALAIAMGVGAEWWWRPMAMAGEQLFDRQGYIDAVLGGAR; translated from the coding sequence ATGAGCCTGCTCCTGGCGCTCCCGGTGGTGCTCCCGCTGGCAGCGGCGGTCGCCGGGATGCTGACGCTCGGGCGGCCGCGGTGGCAGGCGCCGATCGGGCTGGCGGGGAGCGGGGCGCTGCTTGCGGCGGCGGCGGCGCTGCTGGCGTGGACCTGGCGGGAAGGCATCCACGTGCTGGAGGTCGGCGGCTGGCCCGCGCCGTTCGGCATCGTGCTGGTGGCCGACATGCTCTCAGCGGTGATGGTGACCGTCACCGGGGCGGTGGGCCTCGCGGCGACGGTCTACTCGTTCCGGGTGGTGGACGACGGCCGGCTGCGGGCGGGGTACTACGCGTTCATCCAGGTGCTGCTGATGGGGGTGAGCGGGGCGTTCCTGGCCGGGGACATCTTCAACCTGTACGTCTGGTTCGAAGTGATGCTGATGGCGTCGTTCGTCCTGCTGGTGATCGGCGGGGAGCGGCCGCAGTTCGAGGCCGGGATGAAATACGTGGCGCTGAACCTCGTGGGTTCGGTGATGTTCCTCTCGGGCATCGGCCTGCTGTACGGGGCGACAGGGACGCTGAACATGGCCGACCTGGCGGTGCGGGTGGCGGCCGACAGCGCGGAGGCGCGGTATGCGACGGTGGTGGCGATGCTGTTCCTGGTGGCGTTCGGGCTGAAGGCGGCCGTCTTCCCGCTGTACTCCTGGCTGCCGGCCTCGTACCACGTGGCGCCTGCACCGGTGGCGGCGCTCTTCGCGGGCCTGCTGACGAAGGTGGGGGTCTACGCGCTGCTGCGGGTGTTCACGCTGATTTTCACGCAGGACGCGGGGTACACGCGGGAGCTGCTGTTCTGGATCTCGGCGGCGACGATGGTGAGCGGGGTGCTGGGGGCGGCGGCCCAACAGGATATGAAGCGGATTCTCTCGTTCCACATCATCAGCCAGATCGGCTACATGACGATGGGGCTGGCGCTCGCGACGCCGCTGGCACTGGGCGGGGCGCTCTTCTACATGGTGCACAACATCATTGCGAAGACGAACCTGTTTTTCATCGCAGGGGTGGTGCGGCGGCTGCGGGGGAGCTACGAGCTGAGAGAGCTGGGCGGGCTGGCGCGGGCACACCCGTGGCTGGCGGCAACGTTCTTCGTCTCGGCGATGAGCCTTGCGGGCGTGCCGCCGCTCTCGGGGTTTTTCGCGAAGTTCATCATGGTGCGGGCGGCGATCGAGACGCGGGAGTACGCTGCGGCGGGGGTGATGCTGGGCGTGGGGCTGCTGACGCTCTTCTCGATGGTGAAGATCTGGACGGAGGCGTTCCTGAAGCCAGCGCCGGCCGGGGCGGTGAGCGAGGGCGTGGTGGGGGCGCCGTCGTGGGTGCCGGTGCTGGCATTCGCGGCGCTGGCAATTGCGATGGGGGTGGGCGCGGAGTGGTGGTGGCGGCCGATGGCGATGGCCGGCGAGCAGCTGTTCGACCGGCAGGGATATATCGATGCCGTGCTTGGGGGTGCCCGATGA
- a CDS encoding methyl-accepting chemotaxis protein, which yields MSWFMNLKVQTKLLLAFGVVLALNAAVAVIGIVQVQAAGQRTDALYRENTLGVKYALLTNANMIRSAWEEKRAFLESDPSKRSHFINLSREEMAKAKQAAQDYHQTFASAEDAAQWKAVEEKVDGVIAQRTQVLDLLAAGKEAEAKQAAAAMTDAINEMNRALEDAADFNDRSATDSLEAANSATATARTLLIGLTVGAAAAGLGLASWLARSMARTAREVRDAARTIARGNVQVEVAVRSKDELGEAAQAFAEMTGYLKEMVSVADRVASGDLTSQVRPRGHDDALGNALQRMVADLLGLVTRVQQSADAILSAAGQLGEASDQMAAATGQIATAINEVTRSTVALSSLSQESAREVERVASGSQQVAAGAQESAAAAGQSRDEAAQMGERIQVVARASGEVAEAAEESRRAAQQGQAAVRQAVAAMESIAAAVERASKTVDMLGEYGQQIGDIVKTIDEIAAQTNLLALNAAIEAARAGEQGRGFAVVAENVRSLAERSSASTKEIADLIAKVQQGTQEAVQAMAAGVRDVQQGQRITAEAGQALQAIIGTVEQSAERMQQIARDVQGLAAGAERIVSSAEQIAELARDSAQGAGEMAAGTSKVTEAILQISATGEETSASAEEVSASTEELSAQAQELAATAAQMREMASALAAAAGKFRLA from the coding sequence ATGTCGTGGTTCATGAACTTGAAGGTGCAGACGAAGCTGCTCCTGGCGTTCGGCGTGGTGCTGGCGCTGAACGCGGCGGTGGCGGTCATCGGCATTGTGCAGGTGCAGGCGGCGGGCCAGCGGACCGATGCGCTGTACCGGGAGAACACGCTGGGCGTGAAGTACGCGCTGCTCACCAATGCGAACATGATTAGGAGCGCGTGGGAGGAGAAGCGCGCATTCCTCGAGAGCGACCCGTCAAAGCGGTCGCACTTCATCAACCTTTCGCGCGAAGAGATGGCGAAGGCAAAACAGGCCGCACAGGACTACCACCAGACGTTCGCCAGCGCAGAGGATGCAGCGCAGTGGAAGGCGGTCGAGGAGAAAGTCGATGGGGTGATTGCCCAGCGAACGCAGGTGCTTGACCTGCTGGCAGCGGGCAAGGAGGCGGAGGCGAAGCAGGCCGCGGCCGCCATGACGGACGCCATCAATGAGATGAACCGGGCGCTCGAGGACGCGGCCGACTTCAACGACAGGAGTGCGACGGATTCGCTGGAGGCGGCCAACTCCGCGACGGCAACAGCGCGGACGCTCCTGATTGGGCTGACGGTGGGGGCGGCTGCCGCCGGGCTGGGACTGGCGTCCTGGCTGGCGCGGTCGATGGCGCGGACGGCGCGCGAGGTGCGGGACGCTGCGCGGACGATCGCCCGGGGGAATGTCCAGGTGGAGGTGGCGGTCCGCTCGAAGGACGAGCTGGGCGAAGCCGCGCAGGCCTTCGCGGAGATGACCGGCTACCTCAAGGAGATGGTGAGCGTTGCCGACCGGGTAGCCAGCGGCGACCTGACCTCGCAGGTGCGGCCGCGCGGCCACGACGACGCGCTGGGGAACGCCCTTCAGCGGATGGTGGCGGACCTCCTCGGTCTGGTGACGCGCGTCCAACAGAGTGCCGACGCGATTCTCAGTGCGGCGGGGCAGCTCGGCGAGGCGAGCGACCAGATGGCCGCGGCGACGGGGCAGATCGCGACCGCCATCAACGAGGTGACGCGTTCGACCGTGGCGCTCTCGTCGCTCTCGCAGGAGAGCGCACGGGAGGTGGAGCGGGTGGCGAGCGGGTCGCAGCAGGTGGCTGCGGGCGCACAGGAATCGGCGGCGGCCGCGGGCCAGTCGCGGGACGAAGCGGCCCAGATGGGCGAGCGGATCCAGGTGGTCGCGCGGGCCTCGGGCGAGGTCGCCGAGGCGGCGGAGGAGTCGCGCCGTGCGGCGCAGCAGGGCCAGGCTGCGGTGCGGCAGGCGGTCGCGGCGATGGAGTCGATTGCCGCGGCGGTGGAGCGCGCTTCGAAGACGGTGGACATGCTGGGCGAGTACGGCCAGCAGATTGGCGACATCGTGAAGACGATCGACGAGATCGCGGCCCAGACGAACCTCCTGGCGCTGAACGCGGCGATCGAGGCTGCGCGCGCCGGCGAGCAGGGCCGCGGGTTCGCGGTGGTGGCCGAGAACGTCCGGTCGCTGGCAGAGCGCTCGAGCGCTTCGACCAAGGAGATTGCGGACCTGATCGCGAAGGTGCAGCAGGGGACGCAGGAGGCCGTCCAGGCGATGGCCGCCGGGGTGCGGGATGTGCAGCAGGGCCAGCGGATTACCGCGGAAGCCGGGCAGGCGCTCCAGGCGATCATCGGGACGGTCGAGCAGTCGGCGGAGCGGATGCAGCAGATTGCGCGGGACGTGCAGGGCCTGGCCGCGGGCGCTGAGCGGATCGTGAGCTCGGCGGAGCAGATTGCGGAGCTGGCGCGCGATTCGGCGCAGGGCGCAGGCGAGATGGCCGCGGGCACATCGAAGGTGACCGAAGCGATCCTCCAGATTTCGGCGACGGGCGAGGAAACGAGCGCCTCGGCGGAGGAGGTTTCGGCCTCGACGGAGGAGCTTTCGGCGCAGGCGCAGGAGCTTGCCGCGACCGCGGCCCAGATGCGGGAGATGGCGAGCGCGCTGGCGGCCGCGGCAGGGAAGTTCCGCCTGGCCTGA